A region of Mesorhizobium sp. M3A.F.Ca.ET.080.04.2.1 DNA encodes the following proteins:
- a CDS encoding shikimate dehydrogenase, whose translation MAERRAFVTGHPIAHSRSPKIHGHWLAQYGIDGSYQAIDVALADFARFLKSIGAGGYRGGNVTIPHKEAAFAGVARRDHAAEQIGAVNTLWFEDGVLWGGNTDGHGFAANLDDHAPGWAANGPAVVLGAGGASRAVIHALKQRGIGDIRIVNRTLARAQELADRFGAGVSAHGAGAVGELLSDAGLLVNTTALGMHGNEALAADPAGLPGHAIVTDIVYMPLETPLLAAARTRGLKTVDGLGMLLHQAVPGFELWFGQKPEVTPELRRIIVADIEAH comes from the coding sequence ATGGCTGAGAGGAGGGCGTTCGTCACCGGTCATCCGATCGCGCATTCGCGCTCGCCGAAGATCCATGGCCACTGGCTGGCGCAATATGGCATCGACGGCAGCTACCAGGCGATCGACGTCGCGCTGGCCGATTTTGCCCGCTTCCTGAAATCGATCGGTGCCGGTGGCTATCGTGGCGGCAACGTCACCATTCCGCACAAGGAAGCCGCCTTCGCGGGGGTCGCCCGCCGCGATCACGCCGCCGAGCAAATCGGCGCGGTCAACACGCTGTGGTTCGAGGACGGGGTTCTGTGGGGCGGCAACACCGACGGCCACGGCTTTGCCGCCAATCTCGACGACCACGCACCGGGCTGGGCGGCCAATGGTCCGGCCGTGGTGCTGGGGGCGGGCGGAGCATCCCGGGCCGTGATCCACGCGCTCAAACAGCGCGGCATCGGCGACATCCGCATCGTCAATCGCACGCTGGCGCGAGCTCAGGAACTCGCCGACCGGTTCGGCGCCGGGGTTTCCGCGCATGGCGCCGGCGCTGTCGGGGAATTGCTTTCCGATGCCGGCCTGCTCGTCAACACCACGGCGCTCGGCATGCATGGCAACGAGGCTCTTGCCGCCGACCCGGCGGGCCTGCCCGGCCATGCCATCGTCACCGACATCGTCTATATGCCGCTGGAAACACCGTTGCTCGCTGCGGCCAGAACCCGCGGTCTGAAAACTGTGGATGGCCTCGGCATGCTGCTGCACCAGGCGGTGCCTGGTTTCGAGCTCTGGTTCGGGCAAAAGCCGGAGGTCACGCCGGAATTGCGGCGCATCATCGTCGCCGACATCGAAGCCCATTGA
- a CDS encoding thioredoxin domain-containing protein, with product MTLPARNLLAEEASPYLQQHSDNPVHWRAWSPTALAEAKELERPILLSIGYAACHWCHVMAHESFENAAVAAVMNRLFVNIKVDREERPDIDQIYMAALHAMGEQGGWPLTMFLTPDGKPFWGGTYFPREARYGRPGFIQVLEAVDKAWREKRQSLADSAAGLAAHVEQRLAGTQGRAALDRGTLADLAGRIDRMIDRDLGGLSGAPKFPNAPFMHTLWLSWLRDGHAAHRDAVLLSLERMLAGGIYDHLGGGLSRYATDAEWLVPHFEKMLYDNAQLIRLCNWAYAASENELFRIRIEETIAWLLREMRDDGGAFAASLDADSEGEEGLFYTWSPGEVEAALGDETAMFFRYFELAAPHGWEGKPIISQTAGQQRQGVADCIQLAPLKAKLLASREKRVRPGRDGKALTDWNGLMIAALAEAGRTFGRSDWIEAAAKAFAHIVGASQNGRLPHSMLGAKKLFPALSSDYAAMTNAAIALFEATGNSIYSDHAKQFIDQLDRWHQDSAETGYYLTASDSSDVLIRIRGDVDEAIPSATSQIIEALVRLSSLTGDLELWDKAWTTAEHAVGRAAQQAYGQAGIINACALALEPLKLVIIDGTESSSLVPVANRTPDPRRVDVVVPIGTEPNRPLLPGGVLPPTDKPGAWLCTGQVCLPVATDAAELEKLLRRGSSS from the coding sequence GTGACCCTGCCCGCACGAAACCTGCTTGCCGAAGAGGCCAGTCCCTACCTGCAGCAGCACAGCGACAATCCCGTGCACTGGCGGGCCTGGTCGCCGACGGCCCTGGCCGAAGCCAAGGAGCTCGAACGGCCGATCCTTCTCTCCATCGGCTATGCCGCCTGCCACTGGTGCCATGTCATGGCGCATGAAAGCTTCGAGAACGCCGCCGTGGCTGCCGTCATGAACCGGCTCTTCGTCAATATCAAGGTCGATCGCGAGGAGCGCCCGGACATCGACCAGATCTATATGGCGGCACTCCATGCCATGGGCGAGCAGGGCGGCTGGCCGTTGACCATGTTCCTGACGCCCGACGGCAAGCCGTTCTGGGGCGGCACCTATTTTCCGCGCGAGGCCCGCTACGGCCGCCCCGGCTTCATCCAGGTGCTGGAAGCGGTTGACAAGGCATGGCGGGAGAAGCGGCAAAGCCTTGCCGACAGCGCCGCTGGATTGGCCGCCCATGTGGAGCAGCGGCTTGCCGGAACCCAGGGCAGGGCGGCGCTCGACCGCGGCACGCTGGCCGACCTCGCCGGGCGTATCGACCGCATGATCGACCGCGATCTCGGGGGCTTGAGCGGCGCACCGAAATTCCCCAACGCGCCGTTCATGCACACCCTATGGCTGTCCTGGCTCCGCGACGGCCACGCTGCCCACCGCGACGCCGTGCTGCTCAGCCTCGAAAGGATGCTCGCCGGCGGCATTTACGACCATCTCGGCGGCGGCCTCAGCCGCTATGCGACCGACGCCGAATGGTTGGTGCCGCATTTCGAAAAGATGCTCTACGACAATGCCCAGCTCATCCGCCTCTGCAACTGGGCCTATGCGGCGAGCGAGAACGAGTTGTTCCGGATACGAATCGAAGAAACGATCGCCTGGCTGCTGCGCGAGATGCGCGACGACGGCGGCGCCTTTGCCGCCAGCCTCGATGCCGATAGCGAAGGCGAGGAGGGGCTGTTCTACACCTGGAGCCCGGGAGAGGTCGAAGCCGCACTCGGGGACGAGACGGCTATGTTCTTCCGCTATTTCGAGCTGGCCGCTCCTCATGGCTGGGAAGGCAAGCCGATTATCAGCCAGACCGCCGGACAACAACGCCAGGGCGTCGCCGACTGCATCCAACTTGCGCCGCTGAAGGCCAAGCTGCTCGCCAGCCGGGAAAAGCGGGTCAGGCCGGGACGCGACGGCAAGGCGCTCACCGACTGGAACGGCCTGATGATCGCCGCTCTCGCCGAAGCTGGCCGAACCTTCGGGCGATCCGACTGGATCGAGGCCGCGGCCAAGGCCTTCGCTCATATTGTCGGAGCCAGCCAGAATGGCCGGTTACCGCATTCGATGCTGGGCGCCAAAAAGCTGTTCCCGGCCTTGTCGAGCGACTATGCCGCCATGACCAATGCCGCGATCGCCTTGTTCGAGGCGACCGGAAATTCGATCTACTCGGACCATGCCAAGCAGTTCATCGACCAGCTCGACCGCTGGCATCAGGACAGTGCAGAGACCGGCTACTATCTGACGGCGTCGGACAGCAGTGACGTCCTGATCCGCATCCGCGGCGATGTCGACGAGGCGATCCCTTCGGCCACCAGCCAGATCATCGAAGCACTGGTTCGGCTCTCGTCTCTTACCGGCGATCTCGAACTCTGGGACAAGGCCTGGACGACGGCCGAGCACGCCGTCGGCCGCGCCGCCCAGCAGGCCTATGGCCAGGCCGGCATCATCAACGCCTGCGCGCTGGCGCTCGAACCGCTGAAGCTGGTCATTATAGATGGAACTGAGTCTTCAAGCCTCGTTCCGGTAGCGAATCGAACACCGGACCCAAGGCGTGTCGATGTCGTCGTTCCGATCGGCACGGAACCGAATCGACCGCTGCTGCCCGGCGGCGTGCTGCCGCCGACGGATAAGCCAGGCGCCTGGCTCTGCACCGGGCAAGTGTGCCTGCCGGTGGCAACCGATGCCGCGGAGTTGGAGAAGTTGCTGCGGCGGGGCTCGTCATCCTAG
- the rho gene encoding transcription termination factor Rho: protein MQEMKLAEFKNKKPPELIAYAESLEVENASVMRKQELMFAILKKLAAQDIEIIGDGVVEVLQDGFGFLRSANANYLPGPDDIYISPSQIRRFSLKTGDTVEGPIRSPKEGERYFALLKVNTINFDDPEKIRHKIHFDNLTPLYPTKRLKMEIDNPTSKDISPRVIDLVAPIGKGQRALINAQPRTGKTVLMQNIAHSITANHPECYLIVLLIDERPEEVTDMQRSVKGEVISSTFDEPAARHVQVAEMVIEKAKRLVEHGRDVVILLDSITRLGRAYNTVVPSSGKVLTGGVDANALQRPKRFFGAARNIEEGGSLTIIATALIDTGSRMDEVIFEEFKGTGNCEIQLDRKVADKRIYPAMDILKSGTRKEDLLVPRADLQKIFVLRRILAPMGTTDAIEFLIDKLKQTKTNADFFDSMNT from the coding sequence ATGCAAGAAATGAAACTCGCCGAGTTCAAGAACAAGAAGCCGCCAGAGCTGATCGCTTATGCCGAATCGCTCGAGGTCGAGAACGCCAGCGTCATGCGCAAGCAGGAGCTGATGTTCGCAATCCTGAAGAAGCTCGCTGCCCAGGACATAGAAATCATCGGCGACGGCGTGGTCGAGGTGCTGCAGGACGGTTTCGGTTTCCTGCGCTCGGCCAACGCAAACTACCTGCCCGGTCCCGACGACATCTATATCTCGCCGTCGCAGATCCGGCGCTTTTCGCTCAAGACCGGCGATACGGTCGAAGGACCGATCCGCAGCCCGAAAGAGGGCGAGCGCTATTTCGCCCTGCTCAAGGTCAACACGATCAATTTCGACGATCCGGAGAAGATCCGGCACAAGATCCATTTCGACAATCTGACGCCGCTCTATCCGACCAAGCGGCTGAAGATGGAGATCGACAATCCGACCTCCAAGGACATCTCGCCGCGCGTCATCGACCTGGTCGCACCGATCGGCAAGGGACAGCGCGCGCTGATCAACGCGCAGCCGCGTACCGGCAAGACGGTTCTCATGCAGAACATCGCGCACTCGATCACCGCCAACCATCCGGAATGCTATCTGATCGTGCTTCTGATCGACGAGCGCCCGGAGGAAGTGACCGACATGCAGCGCTCGGTGAAGGGCGAGGTGATCTCCTCGACCTTCGACGAGCCGGCCGCCCGCCACGTGCAGGTCGCCGAGATGGTGATCGAAAAAGCCAAGCGCCTGGTCGAGCATGGCCGCGACGTCGTCATCCTGCTCGATTCGATCACGCGCCTCGGCCGCGCCTACAACACCGTCGTGCCGTCATCCGGCAAGGTGCTGACCGGCGGTGTCGACGCCAACGCGCTGCAGCGCCCGAAGCGCTTCTTCGGCGCCGCCCGCAACATCGAGGAAGGCGGTTCGCTCACCATCATCGCCACGGCGCTGATCGATACCGGCAGCCGCATGGATGAAGTGATCTTCGAAGAGTTCAAGGGCACCGGCAACTGCGAAATCCAGCTCGACCGCAAGGTCGCCGACAAGCGCATCTACCCAGCGATGGACATCCTCAAGTCCGGCACCCGCAAGGAAGACCTGCTGGTGCCGCGCGCGGATCTGCAGAAGATCTTCGTGCTGCGCCGCATCCTGGCGCCGATGGGAACGACCGACGCGATCGAGTTCCTCATCGACAAGCTCAAGCAGACCAAGACCAACGCCGATTTCTTCGATTCGATGAACACGTGA
- a CDS encoding Maf-like protein, with translation MAEKIILASGSPFRKAMLVNAGLDIEAVPANVDERALEAPLQDSGASPEDVASILAEAKATEVSERKPGALVLGCDQTLSLGDEVFHKPADMEGARRHLLALSGKTHQLNSAAVLCRDGEVLWRHVGIASLTMLKLDPAFIGRHLARVGAKALSSVGAYQIEGEGIQLFEKIEGDYFTIVGLPLLPVLEELRALGAIDG, from the coding sequence ATGGCCGAGAAAATCATCCTCGCTTCGGGCAGTCCTTTCCGCAAGGCGATGCTCGTCAATGCCGGGCTCGACATCGAGGCGGTGCCGGCGAATGTCGACGAACGCGCGCTCGAGGCGCCCTTGCAGGACAGCGGCGCCTCGCCGGAGGACGTGGCTTCGATCCTCGCCGAGGCCAAGGCAACGGAAGTCAGCGAGCGCAAGCCCGGCGCTCTGGTGCTGGGCTGCGACCAGACGCTGTCGTTGGGTGACGAGGTCTTCCACAAGCCGGCCGACATGGAAGGCGCGCGCAGGCATCTTTTGGCTTTGTCCGGCAAGACGCATCAGTTGAACAGCGCCGCCGTGCTCTGCCGAGATGGCGAGGTCCTGTGGCGCCATGTCGGCATTGCCAGCCTCACCATGCTCAAGCTCGACCCGGCCTTCATCGGCCGGCACCTGGCCCGCGTCGGCGCCAAGGCGCTGTCCAGCGTCGGCGCCTACCAGATCGAGGGCGAAGGCATCCAGCTGTTCGAGAAGATCGAAGGCGACTATTTCACCATTGTCGGCCTGCCGCTCTTGCCGGTTCTGGAGGAATTGCGCGCCCTGGGAGCCATCGATGGCTGA
- the mnmE gene encoding tRNA uridine-5-carboxymethylaminomethyl(34) synthesis GTPase MnmE → MASKDSIVALSSGRLPAGVAVVRISGPKTRFVVETIAAGGVKERHATLRKLTASDGSVIDHGLVLFFAGPASFTGEDVAEFHVHGGRAVAAKLLEAITAFDDIRHAEPGEFTRRAFLNGKLDLVETEALADLVSAETEAQRRFAVRNAEGVQSDLYAGWRRRLIHARAMIEAEIDFAEEDDVPGSVSDAVWSDVATMIVEIERHIRGFKAAEIIRDGFEVVILGAPNAGKSSLFNALAQREAAIVTDEPGTTRDLLEVALDLNGMRVRVVDTAGLREAVGKVETIGIERARAKAGGADLVLLLEDMTGPLPVGEIPAGVPLLKLGTKADLGAGQPNGYDLLISSKDGTGLTALLDVIGSRAAQAIGDAGDILPSRLRHVELLNEAKGFLARARSGVSPELRAEDLRLAADRIGKIVGAVDVEDLLDVIFSQFCIGK, encoded by the coding sequence ATGGCTTCGAAGGATTCGATCGTGGCGCTGTCGAGCGGCCGCCTGCCGGCCGGGGTCGCTGTGGTCCGCATCTCGGGCCCGAAGACTCGATTCGTGGTCGAAACGATCGCTGCCGGAGGCGTTAAGGAAAGGCATGCCACGCTGCGCAAGCTGACGGCGTCGGATGGCTCGGTCATCGATCACGGGCTTGTTCTGTTCTTTGCGGGGCCGGCAAGCTTTACCGGCGAGGACGTCGCCGAGTTCCATGTTCATGGCGGCCGCGCCGTTGCCGCGAAGCTGCTCGAGGCGATCACGGCCTTCGATGACATCAGGCACGCCGAGCCGGGCGAGTTTACCCGGCGCGCCTTTCTCAACGGCAAACTCGATCTGGTGGAGACGGAAGCGTTGGCCGATCTCGTTAGTGCCGAGACGGAAGCGCAGCGCCGCTTTGCCGTGCGCAATGCGGAAGGCGTGCAGAGCGATCTTTACGCGGGCTGGCGCCGGCGGCTGATCCATGCACGCGCGATGATCGAGGCGGAGATCGACTTCGCCGAGGAAGACGATGTGCCAGGCTCTGTTTCGGACGCGGTTTGGTCTGATGTGGCCACGATGATTGTCGAGATCGAACGCCACATCCGCGGGTTCAAGGCCGCCGAAATTATCCGCGACGGCTTTGAGGTGGTTATCCTCGGCGCGCCAAATGCCGGCAAGTCCAGCCTGTTCAATGCACTCGCCCAGCGAGAGGCGGCGATCGTGACTGACGAGCCGGGGACCACCCGGGACCTACTGGAAGTGGCGCTTGATCTGAACGGGATGCGCGTTCGGGTCGTCGATACAGCCGGTTTGCGCGAGGCCGTCGGCAAAGTCGAGACTATCGGCATCGAAAGGGCACGCGCCAAGGCCGGCGGCGCCGACCTTGTGCTGCTGCTGGAGGACATGACAGGTCCCCTGCCCGTGGGCGAGATTCCGGCAGGTGTGCCTTTGCTCAAGCTGGGGACGAAAGCTGATCTCGGAGCTGGACAGCCGAACGGCTATGATCTTTTGATCTCGTCGAAGGACGGCACGGGGCTGACCGCGCTGCTGGACGTAATTGGCAGCCGCGCTGCGCAAGCGATCGGCGATGCCGGCGATATCCTGCCGTCGAGGCTTCGGCACGTCGAGCTCTTGAACGAGGCGAAGGGCTTTCTTGCGAGGGCCCGTTCCGGGGTGAGCCCGGAACTGAGGGCTGAGGACCTGCGCTTGGCGGCCGATCGTATCGGGAAGATCGTCGGTGCCGTTGACGTCGAGGACCTGCTCGACGTCATCTTCTCGCAGTTCTGCATTGGGAAGTGA
- the hemJ gene encoding protoporphyrinogen oxidase HemJ, with product MTGIASENSTGQAMKRMVIGILVLVLLTGLLFLVAPDSFYLWAKAIHVIAVISWMAGMLYLPRLFVYHADAQRGSAQSETFKVMERRLLRAIINPAMTVTWVFGLWLAWKGFAFQGGWLHAKIAAVLLLSGLHGYFAGAVRKFAEDRNEKSAKHWRVVNEIPTLLMIVIVILVIVKPF from the coding sequence ATGACCGGTATAGCCAGCGAGAACAGCACCGGCCAGGCGATGAAACGCATGGTGATCGGCATCCTCGTGCTTGTCCTGCTGACCGGGCTGCTGTTCCTTGTGGCGCCGGACAGCTTCTATCTTTGGGCAAAGGCGATCCATGTCATCGCCGTCATCTCGTGGATGGCCGGCATGCTCTACCTGCCGCGGCTCTTCGTCTACCATGCCGATGCCCAGAGGGGCTCGGCGCAGTCCGAGACCTTCAAGGTGATGGAGCGCAGGCTGCTGCGGGCCATCATCAATCCGGCGATGACCGTGACCTGGGTGTTCGGCCTCTGGCTCGCCTGGAAAGGTTTCGCTTTCCAGGGCGGCTGGCTGCACGCCAAGATCGCCGCGGTGCTGCTGCTTTCAGGGCTTCACGGCTATTTCGCCGGCGCGGTGCGAAAATTCGCCGAGGACCGCAACGAAAAGAGCGCCAAGCACTGGCGGGTCGTCAATGAAATCCCCACATTGTTGATGATCGTCATCGTCATCCTGGTCATCGTGAAGCCGTTCTGA
- a CDS encoding pyruvate, water dikinase regulatory protein, producing the protein MNKPQSFFHLHLISDATGETLLAAGRAASAQYKDARAIEHIYPLIRTEKQIAKVFEDIEQEPGIILYTVVDQKLARSIDERCAAMGLPCVSVLEPVLSVFQSYLGTPAGRRVGAQHVLDAEYFRRIDALNFTMEHDDGQLPANMDDADIVLIGISRTSKTPTSIYLANRGIKTANIPIVLGVPLPESLIAAKTPLIVGLVATAERISHVRQNRILGNTAPYVSTDYIDRVSINEELAYARQLCTRHGWPMIDVSRRSIEETAAAIVALRGKNR; encoded by the coding sequence GTGAACAAACCCCAGAGCTTCTTTCACCTGCATCTGATTTCCGACGCCACCGGCGAGACGCTGCTGGCGGCCGGCCGCGCGGCGTCCGCCCAGTACAAGGACGCGCGGGCCATCGAGCACATCTATCCGCTGATCCGCACCGAAAAGCAGATCGCCAAGGTGTTCGAGGATATCGAGCAGGAGCCCGGCATCATTCTCTACACCGTCGTCGACCAGAAGCTCGCGCGCAGCATAGACGAGCGCTGCGCCGCCATGGGCCTGCCCTGCGTTTCGGTGCTCGAGCCGGTGCTCAGTGTCTTCCAATCCTATCTCGGCACGCCGGCCGGCCGGCGCGTCGGTGCCCAGCATGTGCTTGACGCCGAATATTTCCGCCGCATCGATGCGCTGAACTTCACCATGGAGCATGATGACGGTCAGCTGCCGGCCAATATGGACGACGCCGATATCGTGCTGATCGGCATCTCGCGCACCTCGAAGACGCCGACCAGCATCTATCTGGCAAACCGCGGCATCAAGACCGCCAACATCCCGATCGTGTTGGGCGTGCCGCTGCCGGAAAGTCTGATCGCCGCGAAGACGCCGCTGATCGTCGGCCTGGTCGCCACTGCCGAGCGCATCTCGCATGTGCGGCAGAACCGCATCCTCGGCAACACCGCCCCTTATGTCTCGACCGACTATATCGATCGCGTCTCGATCAACGAGGAGCTCGCCTATGCGCGCCAGCTCTGCACCAGGCATGGCTGGCCGATGATCGACGTCAGCCGCCGCTCCATCGAGGAAACGGCGGCGGCCATCGTTGCCCTGCGCGGAAAGAACAGATAA
- the coaE gene encoding dephospho-CoA kinase (Dephospho-CoA kinase (CoaE) performs the final step in coenzyme A biosynthesis.), translating into MIVLGLTGSIGMGKSTTAKMFAEAGVPVHDSDETVHRLYAGKAAPLVEAAFPGTTRSGVVDRARLAEKVLGDPAALSKLEAIIHPLVRADADAFLASHRAAGAPLAVLDIPLLFETGGRDRVDKVVVVTAPADIQRERVLARPGMGEEKFAAILAKQVSDAEKRRQADFIVDTGQGFDAARRAVEAIIRELTGENSGKDAS; encoded by the coding sequence ATGATCGTGCTCGGCCTCACCGGATCGATCGGCATGGGCAAGTCGACCACGGCGAAGATGTTCGCCGAGGCCGGCGTGCCGGTCCATGATTCCGACGAGACCGTGCATCGGCTCTATGCAGGAAAGGCCGCGCCCCTGGTCGAGGCGGCCTTTCCCGGCACGACGCGATCGGGCGTCGTCGACCGCGCCAGGCTGGCCGAAAAGGTGTTGGGCGATCCGGCCGCGCTAAGCAAGCTGGAAGCGATCATCCATCCGCTGGTGCGGGCCGATGCCGATGCGTTTCTTGCCAGCCATCGCGCCGCCGGCGCGCCGCTCGCCGTGCTCGACATTCCGCTGCTCTTCGAGACCGGCGGCCGCGACCGCGTCGACAAGGTCGTGGTCGTCACCGCGCCCGCCGACATCCAGCGAGAGCGTGTGCTCGCACGGCCCGGCATGGGCGAGGAGAAGTTTGCCGCGATCCTCGCCAAGCAGGTGTCGGACGCCGAAAAGCGCCGCCAGGCCGATTTCATCGTCGACACCGGCCAGGGCTTCGATGCCGCGCGCCGGGCGGTCGAAGCCATCATCCGCGAATTGACGGGGGAAAACTCCGGCAAGGACGCTTCCTGA
- the hemE gene encoding uroporphyrinogen decarboxylase, producing MAGKRIMLDVLKGQTVSPPPLWMMRQAGRYLPEYRKTRKRAGSFLDLCYDPELAVEVTLQPIERFGFDASILFSDILVVPNALGREVRFEEGRGPILKPIAAAEIPALDGETFHVNLEPVYETVRRLRAKLPDETTLIGFCGAPWTVATYMIAGHGTPDQAPARLFAYREPEAFARLLKLLADHSAAYLIRQIEAGADVVQIFDSWSGVLDDASFEAFCVEPVAEIVRQVKAAHPDVPVIGFPKGAGERYRDYRKKTGITGLGLDWTVPLSMAKELQSEGAVQGNLDPLRLVAGGKALADGVAAILRTLGDGPLIFNLGHGITPETPVAHVEAMVKMVRSRG from the coding sequence ATGGCTGGGAAACGGATCATGCTGGACGTCCTCAAGGGCCAGACGGTCTCACCGCCGCCGCTCTGGATGATGCGCCAGGCAGGTCGCTACCTGCCGGAATATCGCAAAACCCGGAAGCGGGCCGGATCCTTCCTCGATCTCTGCTACGATCCCGAGCTTGCCGTCGAAGTGACGCTGCAGCCGATCGAACGCTTCGGCTTCGATGCCTCGATCCTGTTCTCCGACATCCTTGTCGTGCCCAATGCGCTGGGCCGGGAAGTCCGGTTCGAAGAAGGCCGCGGGCCGATCCTGAAGCCGATCGCGGCGGCCGAGATACCGGCGCTCGATGGCGAAACGTTTCACGTGAATCTCGAGCCGGTCTACGAAACGGTGCGTCGCCTGCGCGCGAAACTGCCGGATGAAACGACTCTGATCGGTTTCTGCGGCGCACCCTGGACGGTGGCCACCTATATGATTGCCGGCCACGGCACGCCGGATCAGGCGCCGGCACGGCTTTTTGCCTATCGCGAACCGGAGGCTTTCGCGCGGCTTCTGAAGCTACTGGCCGACCATTCGGCCGCCTATCTCATCCGCCAGATCGAGGCCGGCGCCGATGTCGTGCAGATTTTCGATTCCTGGTCGGGCGTTCTCGACGACGCCTCGTTCGAGGCGTTCTGCGTCGAGCCCGTGGCCGAGATCGTGCGGCAGGTGAAGGCTGCGCATCCCGATGTCCCGGTGATCGGTTTCCCGAAAGGCGCCGGCGAGCGCTATCGCGACTATCGCAAGAAGACGGGAATCACCGGTCTTGGCCTCGACTGGACCGTGCCGCTTTCGATGGCCAAGGAGTTGCAGAGCGAAGGCGCGGTGCAGGGCAATCTTGATCCGCTGCGGCTGGTCGCCGGCGGCAAGGCGCTGGCTGACGGCGTGGCCGCCATTCTTCGGACGCTCGGCGATGGCCCGCTGATCTTCAATCTCGGCCATGGCATCACGCCCGAAACACCGGTGGCGCATGTCGAGGCGATGGTGAAAATGGTGAGGAGCCGCGGATGA
- the dnaQ gene encoding DNA polymerase III subunit epsilon has protein sequence MREIIFDTETTGLDLREDRIIELGGVELVNRFPTGRTFHKFINPQGRAIHAEAQAVHGISAADLVGKPTFTEIVEEWLAFTDGAKLIAHNATFDLGFLNLEFSRLGHPAIDPGRIVDTLALARRKHPMGPNSLDALCRRYGIDNTRRTKHGALLDSELLAEVYIELIGGKQAALILDAVAVQVNGAGEVADIDISIVARPIALPPRLTEADRAAHAALVSALGEKALWLKVAVGAGSA, from the coding sequence ATGCGTGAGATCATCTTCGATACCGAAACCACCGGCCTCGATTTGCGCGAAGACCGCATCATCGAGCTCGGCGGGGTCGAGCTTGTCAATCGCTTTCCGACCGGCCGCACCTTCCACAAGTTCATCAATCCGCAAGGGCGTGCGATCCACGCCGAAGCGCAGGCCGTGCACGGCATCAGCGCGGCCGATCTCGTCGGCAAGCCGACCTTCACGGAGATCGTCGAGGAATGGCTGGCCTTCACCGATGGGGCCAAGCTCATCGCGCACAACGCCACCTTCGACCTCGGCTTCCTCAACCTGGAATTCAGCCGGCTCGGCCATCCGGCCATCGATCCGGGCCGCATCGTCGACACGCTGGCCTTGGCCCGGCGCAAGCATCCGATGGGCCCGAATTCGCTCGATGCGCTCTGCCGGCGCTATGGCATCGACAACACCCGCCGCACCAAGCACGGCGCGCTCCTGGACTCCGAATTGCTGGCCGAAGTCTATATCGAGCTCATCGGCGGCAAGCAGGCGGCGCTGATCCTCGATGCCGTGGCGGTGCAGGTGAACGGCGCCGGCGAGGTGGCCGACATCGACATCTCGATCGTTGCCCGGCCGATCGCGCTGCCGCCGCGCCTCACCGAGGCCGATCGCGCCGCGCATGCCGCCCTTGTCTCGGCGCTTGGCGAAAAGGCGCTGTGGCTGAAGGTGGCAGTCGGCGCTGGTAGCGCCTGA